The sequence below is a genomic window from Sorangiineae bacterium MSr12523.
CGCTCGTGGTCCTTTATCTTCTGTCCGGCCTGCGCCAAATCGCCCAATGGGAAGCCCCGCTGAAGTTCACGGTGGGGCGCTACACCGGGCGCCTGCAGCCGGGGCTCACCTGGATCATTCCAGGTTTGCAGCGCATCGTGCGTGTCGACACGCGCATCCGCAACCGTGACCTGTTTCAGCAACAGGTGATCACCGCGGACAATGTGACCGCGTCCATCGACGCGGTGATTTATTACAAGGTAATCGATCCGGAAAAAGCGGTGCTCAACGTGGAGAACTACGACCACGCCGTGCGAGACCGCGCCAAGGTGGTGCTGCGCGACATCGTCGGCGAAACGCGGCTCGACGAGCTGCTCTCACGCCGCGAGGAGATTGCGCTCAAGATCCGCAAGGCGGTGGAGCAGTTCGTGTCGCAGTGGGGGCTTCACGTCGAAGCCATTGCGATGCAGGACATCCAACTTCCGCAACAGATGCAGGAGGTGATCGCGCGCGTGGCGATCGCGGAGCGCGATCGGCAGTACGTGGTGATCAAGAGCCGCGCGGACGTCGAGAGTGCAAAAAACTTCGC
It includes:
- a CDS encoding SPFH domain-containing protein; the protein is MELVALLMLLPLVVLYLLSGLRQIAQWEAPLKFTVGRYTGRLQPGLTWIIPGLQRIVRVDTRIRNRDLFQQQVITADNVTASIDAVIYYKVIDPEKAVLNVENYDHAVRDRAKVVLRDIVGETRLDELLSRREEIALKIRKAVEQFVSQWGLHVEAIAMQDIQLPQQMQEVIARVAIAERDRQYVVIKSRADVESAKNFAQAAEILASSPGAMELRRLEALQNMSGRTSRVIFDLAKPYGDMRTRVAATAMGLVQGEPADEERERREEREEMEELAAEEPAPVQKPARRAVR